The Corynebacterium freiburgense region GAGTGACGAATCACCCCGCGACCGTCTTCTGTATTAGCAGCAACTGGAGTGAACTCCATATCTACCGTAGGCACAAAGCTTAAGTCTTTAAGCTCACCTTGCGGATCCCGGACACAAACAATAGCCTCCGGCCCCTTATTTGGCAGCTCCAAGTCCCGCATTGCTGTGCCAACGGGAGTTCCCGCTGGTACTAGAAAAGCGCCACCGCTTTGATTGTCACAATTACACACTATTCGCGCTCCTTCTGCGCTCAGGCGGGAGGCGGCATACCTGGCCGCCCCCGCATTTGATCATGCAACTCGATCAAAAAATTATTGAACTAACCCCCACAAAAAGAAAAAGGGTAGTCAACCGAATTGCCTGACGGTCATACTACCCCGGATGGTTACGCTTCGAATATTCCGGCACCCCAATATTCGTCGTGACCTTTGCCTACCCCAGGGGGACAGAAAAACACCGCCGAACCAATATGAGAAATCCACTGGTTTAGCCGATCTGCTTCATCAAGCCGCTCTTGAATAGGCACAAATTGTTCTAAAGGATCCTTCTGGAAACAAATAAATACCAAACCAGCATTCGATGTGGTCTCTGATCCCATTTCTGGGGCAAGATCATAGTTATATGCACGCCGACGAAGTTTTTGATTTGGCTTATCCTCCGGTGGGGCCGAACGCGCCATATGACTTAGAGGATCGATCATTGGCAAGCCAAGGTGATCAGATTTTTCAAAGTCTGCCTGGGTAAATTCATCACCGCCAGAAAGCGGAGCACCGGTATCGAGGGTGCGCCCAAAAGCAATCTCACGGGATTGCCGGTCCAAAATCTCCCACGTATCAAGATTCATGGTGATGCGACGTACCACCATGCAACTGCCACCCTTGGCCCACTTCGGTCCACTATCAATCCACACAATATCGTCATATTCAGACTCGGAGGCTGGATTTATTGTGCCGTCTTTTAAACCAAAAAGGTTTCGTGGTGTTTCGCCTTGCTCCAAACCACCATTAGCGTGCAAAAAGCCCTGCTGGAACCAGCGCGTGCTTACGTAATCAATGCCAGCACGGATCATATGCCGGGTCGCATGGGATAGGGTTAGCGGATCATCGCTACATATTTGCAACACCATATCTGCCTCCCCCCATTCCTTTTGCAACGCGTCTCGCTTAAATTTTGGTAGTGGCCCCAACCAACTTGGGCGCCGGTCAGACTTGCCAATAAGATCAAAAAACCTTGCACCAAAACCACACGTAATCGTGAGGTTTGCCGGTGTGACCACCATTTCGGGTTCTAAGTCTCCCAGTGGAGTTTTTCCTTGCGTAAGCCGGGCAGCATCTTCAGTCCAAAGCCGTAGCAGCCGTTGCACGCCTTTGGCATCCACCCCATTCCGTATTGTAAACGCAATAAGGTTTAAGTGAGCTTGCCCAGGTGTGGAAATACCGGCCTGGTGCGCGCCATAAAACACATGCTTTTGTTCCCGTAAAAACGGGCTGGAATCCGCATTCGGCTCGGTTGAATTTGCGTGTGCTTGAGCAGCAGACGATGCCGCAGCAATAACGCCGCCTGCAGCTGCGGTAGATAGTCCTGTAAGAAATCCTCGGCGGCTAAACGTTGCTTTGGACAGATCATGCTGATCCATGGGAAGACAAAGTCCTTAATTCATATAGGTGATTAATGGTTTTGCCCGTGACCATCACCATGCTCGTGGTTATGGTCATGGCCATCTGTTGGGGTTTCCTGCGGGGACATACCGGTATTACCTTCAACACCGCCATCCTGGGAATAATCTTCTTCACCAGAACCGATCGTACGCACCGGAAGGTCGGTAATTTCAATGCTCTGACCATCGGCTGTTTTTAGCGTGAGATCGATGGTATCGCCAGCTTCAATCGGGGTTGCAATATCCATAATCATTAAGTGGTCACCACCTGGCTTCAGTTCAAAGGTGCCGCCTGCGGGAATAGCAATACCCTTTTCTTTCATCCGCATTTTGCCATCGACGGTTTCGTGGATTTCATACTTACCCACATTTTCCAGTGAGGTTGTAAATGACTCAATGGTGATTTCTTTATCGCTATTATTGGTGATCGTACCGAAGACAGCCGTCATTGCTTTGTCCGCTGGCTTGGCTTTTACAAACCCATCCATAAGCTGTACTTTTGCATCGCTCAT contains the following coding sequences:
- a CDS encoding copper chaperone PCu(A)C; translated protein: MSARPISRVGFTIIAAAALTLAGCSNAADDQAAKVSSAASSAMESASSDASAAMSDAKVQLMDGFVKAKPADKAMTAVFGTITNNSDKEITIESFTTSLENVGKYEIHETVDGKMRMKEKGIAIPAGGTFELKPGGDHLMIMDIATPIEAGDTIDLTLKTADGQSIEITDLPVRTIGSGEEDYSQDGGVEGNTGMSPQETPTDGHDHNHEHGDGHGQNH
- a CDS encoding Dyp-type peroxidase, which gives rise to MDQHDLSKATFSRRGFLTGLSTAAAGGVIAAASSAAQAHANSTEPNADSSPFLREQKHVFYGAHQAGISTPGQAHLNLIAFTIRNGVDAKGVQRLLRLWTEDAARLTQGKTPLGDLEPEMVVTPANLTITCGFGARFFDLIGKSDRRPSWLGPLPKFKRDALQKEWGEADMVLQICSDDPLTLSHATRHMIRAGIDYVSTRWFQQGFLHANGGLEQGETPRNLFGLKDGTINPASESEYDDIVWIDSGPKWAKGGSCMVVRRITMNLDTWEILDRQSREIAFGRTLDTGAPLSGGDEFTQADFEKSDHLGLPMIDPLSHMARSAPPEDKPNQKLRRRAYNYDLAPEMGSETTSNAGLVFICFQKDPLEQFVPIQERLDEADRLNQWISHIGSAVFFCPPGVGKGHDEYWGAGIFEA